One window of Candidatus Poribacteria bacterium genomic DNA carries:
- the gspG gene encoding type II secretion system protein GspG codes for MYAGLKSDQSGLTLIELTIVIVILGILAAFIAPRVINAPQQAKVAKAQTEINGIKTALEQYAIATGEYPTTEQGLSALWRAPSPAPASWNGPYIDTPNFIDPWNNPYVYRQPSTHYGYDYDLYSMGKDGKVGGTELDADITNWVDETTGAY; via the coding sequence ATGTACGCTGGACTTAAATCCGACCAATCCGGGTTGACGCTCATTGAATTGACGATTGTGATCGTTATTTTAGGGATTTTGGCCGCCTTCATCGCACCGCGTGTTATCAACGCCCCGCAGCAAGCGAAAGTCGCGAAGGCACAAACAGAGATTAACGGCATCAAAACGGCGTTGGAACAGTACGCAATCGCGACGGGTGAATATCCGACAACCGAGCAAGGATTAAGTGCCTTGTGGCGAGCACCGAGCCCCGCCCCCGCCAGTTGGAATGGTCCCTATATCGACACCCCCAATTTCATCGATCCGTGGAATAACCCTTATGTCTATCGTCAACCCAGTACGCACTACGGATACGATTATGACCTCTATTCGATGGGTAAGGATGGAAAGGTCGGTGGCACTGAACTGGACGCAGACATCACCAATTGGGTTGATGAAACCACCGGAGCCTACTAA
- the gspI gene encoding type II secretion system protein GspI yields MFLKSALHFITGYGLDMNVMVACNNGTGGYKKIFNEQITSFNALRIIKKTRPAPEEKSGFTLVEVLVTLAILAAVLPALLQAFASAARNQGLSDNSTTALYLLKYRMAEIEMEGYPDVGEESDEFGENTRYRWRSIVEDVDSEDIENIRRVQVTVTWIHRNRERSLSMSTYIADRQMPQDQAQQGSTR; encoded by the coding sequence GTGTTCCTCAAATCCGCCCTCCATTTCATTACGGGCTACGGTCTTGATATGAACGTGATGGTAGCCTGCAACAACGGCACAGGCGGATATAAAAAAATCTTCAATGAACAAATAACTTCGTTTAACGCCTTGCGAATCATTAAAAAAACGCGACCAGCTCCAGAAGAAAAAAGCGGCTTTACTCTCGTCGAGGTACTTGTGACGTTGGCGATTTTGGCGGCTGTCCTGCCCGCACTGTTGCAAGCGTTTGCTTCCGCGGCACGTAACCAGGGGCTTTCAGACAACAGTACCACAGCCCTCTATCTTCTCAAATACCGGATGGCGGAGATTGAGATGGAGGGCTACCCAGATGTCGGTGAAGAATCCGACGAGTTCGGTGAAAATACACGCTACCGTTGGCGTTCCATCGTTGAAGACGTAGATTCTGAAGATATTGAAAACATCCGTCGGGTTCAAGTAACCGTCACATGGATACATAGAAACAGAGAACGCTCACTGTCTATGAGCACCTATATCGCAGATCGGCAAATGCCGCAAGACCAAGCACAGCAGGGAAGCACCCGATGA
- a CDS encoding type II/IV secretion system protein: MQQTPNADSLVEVMRQASLISEQDYTDIVAEIKQTGASEVAVLSKHGVTSNILALATKSVECGTSFIQLEGIVPEPDVLEKVSPGFAYRNKIVPTALMGDQLTVAMVDVLDVVLIDEIELITNCQITPILANEADIDEAIVRLYGRTAESLLSAGIKGPVGATATLERETIDDFGIDEKDLSQDPTVIHAVDQMIIDAVRMGASDIHIEPYPAQLKIRFRVDGVLEDQPQPPAYLQSAITSRIKIMAGMDVAERRRPQDGKISRQIGSVGNRQIDLRVSTVPTVATLHGESVVLRILDRQSIDFGLEELGLTAENLHLFQRMIRKPHGIILATGPTGSGKTTSLYACLKEINSPDVKIITLEDPVEYELEGINQIQVNPDIGFTFAQGLRHILRQDPDKVLVGEIRDYETAEMAIHTSLTGHLVFSTLHTNDAPGAITRLIDMNVEPYLVASTVEGVIAQRLARRVCKACCEMYPPDMQELAGLMGNGNGTGHNPAIPVSSIPPENQASNVMEGDSTQKHVNTKTALTELQGKLENLKIPRAVGCQECRGRGYKGRIGIFEVLFMTDEIRAMALKQASTSEIRRRAVQMGMKGLREDGWRKVAAGLTTVDEVIRLTQEDEFDFVEVV; this comes from the coding sequence ATGCAACAGACACCGAATGCCGATTCGCTTGTTGAGGTGATGCGACAGGCATCTCTCATTTCTGAACAAGACTATACAGACATTGTTGCAGAGATAAAACAGACCGGGGCATCCGAAGTCGCTGTGCTTTCTAAGCATGGTGTCACCTCCAATATCCTCGCACTCGCCACAAAAAGTGTCGAATGCGGCACATCCTTCATTCAATTGGAAGGTATTGTTCCTGAACCTGATGTGCTTGAAAAGGTGTCCCCGGGGTTCGCATACCGAAATAAAATCGTGCCTACTGCGTTGATGGGCGATCAACTCACGGTTGCGATGGTAGATGTACTGGATGTCGTTCTCATTGACGAGATTGAACTCATCACAAATTGCCAAATTACACCTATTCTTGCGAATGAAGCCGATATTGATGAGGCAATCGTCCGTCTCTATGGACGCACCGCTGAAAGTCTACTCAGTGCGGGTATCAAGGGACCCGTTGGTGCAACTGCGACGCTTGAACGCGAGACGATTGACGATTTCGGAATTGATGAGAAAGATCTCAGCCAAGATCCGACAGTTATACATGCTGTCGACCAGATGATTATCGATGCTGTCCGGATGGGGGCAAGCGATATTCACATTGAACCCTATCCAGCGCAACTGAAGATCCGCTTCCGCGTCGACGGTGTACTGGAGGACCAGCCGCAACCACCCGCCTATCTCCAATCCGCAATTACTTCACGTATTAAAATCATGGCCGGCATGGATGTCGCAGAACGGAGACGTCCGCAAGATGGAAAAATCAGTCGTCAGATTGGGAGCGTCGGTAACCGGCAAATCGACCTCCGCGTCTCTACTGTGCCAACAGTCGCGACGCTGCACGGTGAAAGTGTTGTCCTCCGTATCCTCGATCGACAGTCCATTGACTTCGGGCTTGAAGAACTCGGGTTAACTGCAGAAAACCTTCACCTCTTTCAACGTATGATTCGTAAGCCGCACGGTATCATCCTTGCGACGGGACCCACCGGTAGCGGGAAAACCACATCGCTATATGCATGTTTGAAAGAAATTAACTCGCCCGATGTTAAAATCATCACCCTTGAAGACCCAGTAGAGTACGAATTAGAGGGTATTAACCAAATCCAAGTCAATCCCGATATAGGTTTTACCTTCGCTCAAGGACTCCGACATATCCTACGGCAGGACCCCGACAAGGTATTGGTGGGTGAGATCCGGGACTACGAAACCGCTGAGATGGCGATCCATACTTCACTCACAGGACACCTCGTCTTTAGCACACTTCACACAAACGATGCCCCTGGTGCTATCACGCGACTGATTGATATGAACGTTGAACCCTACCTCGTCGCCTCCACGGTAGAGGGGGTCATTGCCCAAAGACTTGCTCGCCGTGTGTGCAAGGCATGTTGTGAGATGTATCCTCCCGACATGCAAGAGTTGGCGGGATTGATGGGGAACGGTAACGGCACTGGCCACAACCCCGCTATTCCTGTGTCTTCTATTCCCCCAGAAAACCAAGCCTCTAATGTAATGGAAGGCGACTCTACGCAAAAACACGTGAATACCAAAACAGCCCTGACCGAACTGCAAGGAAAATTAGAAAATCTGAAAATTCCGCGCGCAGTCGGATGTCAGGAGTGCCGCGGGAGAGGTTACAAGGGTAGAATCGGCATCTTCGAGGTTTTATTTATGACGGATGAAATTCGCGCAATGGCACTCAAGCAGGCATCAACGAGTGAGATTCGTCGCCGCGCCGTCCAGATGGGAATGAAAGGCTTACGTGAAGATGGGTGGCGTAAAGTCGCCGCTGGGTTGACAACGGTCGACGAAGTCATCAGGTTAACGCAGGAAGACGAATTTGATTTCGTGGAAGTTGTGTAA
- a CDS encoding DUF3352 domain-containing protein: protein MNVEFSWSSRQFLVQRVGTLSRCRFQAVLTISCLILMLMTPLAHAAEVEDFIPKESILYVKLQDIDEVYGEIEISENWEKVLSLLPNVSDWQEMQQGLAMLQGMLGTNLQGIIETVGYRTALAVWLEEANDGQIGVVIHSGGNLDKLQQLTKIVEGLLGMDTANTLHLDAGIYQRVRYNALERHNAIVKYGFVDDFLVIGVGDESFEKLMDTYRTDMPSLQQNPKFDAALEKIGSGEVIVFANVPPILPMLGLADWERKNLATFQSVFGRLNLLETGPFLQVTTQFTPNPPENEIGLFLKEGQELETLNAVSGEEDLFVAIAPQVVEGVWELVLTLIAEESEADIDAGIAFVEGLLNLDLEEDIVTGLTGELALSVSDLTRFDPEAVSGIQVEVDGAFALDASDVETNGGIIFRPSNRMKWNQVGNSLSNLQSASVSQTDYKGVTVSGFASNIHYSDIDGLFLLGFAEDQVYALIDEIKQKKKPAYLKRLPKTPTAFAQLNLARTLEREKGSPPADKRLVDAKEIPLLLAWLSVEDDTALLEVTLSEKESPVEMLAKLVPFLLWNMEVQWESSE from the coding sequence ATGAACGTAGAATTTTCATGGAGTAGTCGGCAATTTCTTGTTCAACGTGTAGGAACGCTTTCTCGGTGTAGGTTCCAAGCAGTTCTCACAATCTCCTGTCTAATTTTGATGTTAATGACCCCTTTGGCACATGCCGCGGAGGTAGAAGATTTCATACCAAAGGAGAGTATTTTATATGTGAAACTCCAAGATATAGACGAAGTCTATGGCGAAATTGAGATTTCGGAAAATTGGGAGAAAGTGCTCTCACTATTACCGAACGTGTCAGACTGGCAGGAGATGCAGCAGGGACTCGCGATGCTACAAGGCATGCTTGGCACGAACCTGCAAGGGATAATTGAGACAGTCGGCTACCGAACGGCGTTAGCCGTGTGGCTGGAGGAGGCGAACGATGGACAAATTGGGGTCGTGATACATTCGGGCGGAAACCTCGACAAACTCCAGCAGCTGACCAAAATTGTAGAAGGGCTCTTAGGGATGGATACTGCGAATACCCTACACTTGGATGCCGGGATATACCAGCGGGTTCGCTACAATGCCTTGGAAAGGCACAACGCTATCGTTAAATATGGGTTTGTAGACGATTTCCTTGTTATTGGGGTCGGTGACGAAAGTTTTGAAAAATTGATGGACACCTACCGAACCGATATGCCGTCTCTTCAGCAGAACCCGAAATTTGACGCGGCGTTAGAGAAAATTGGGTCAGGAGAAGTTATCGTATTTGCGAATGTTCCGCCTATTTTGCCCATGCTGGGTTTAGCAGATTGGGAACGCAAGAATCTCGCTACTTTTCAATCTGTGTTTGGACGACTCAATTTGCTGGAAACAGGGCCCTTCCTTCAAGTTACTACTCAGTTTACGCCTAATCCACCAGAAAACGAGATAGGTCTGTTTCTAAAGGAGGGACAAGAACTTGAAACCCTTAACGCAGTATCCGGTGAAGAAGATCTCTTTGTTGCGATAGCACCGCAAGTTGTGGAGGGTGTATGGGAACTTGTCCTCACCCTGATAGCGGAAGAATCGGAAGCTGATATTGATGCGGGCATCGCCTTTGTTGAGGGACTCTTGAATCTCGATTTGGAAGAGGATATTGTGACTGGGTTAACAGGTGAACTTGCTTTGTCGGTATCTGATCTTACACGTTTTGATCCAGAAGCCGTAAGTGGCATTCAGGTCGAGGTAGATGGTGCTTTTGCGCTTGATGCTAGTGATGTGGAAACGAATGGTGGCATTATTTTCAGACCCAGCAACCGGATGAAATGGAATCAGGTCGGTAATTCTCTGTCTAACCTACAAAGTGCTTCTGTTTCTCAAACCGATTACAAAGGCGTAACAGTATCAGGGTTTGCCTCGAATATCCATTACAGTGACATAGATGGACTGTTCCTTTTGGGTTTCGCCGAGGATCAGGTGTATGCCCTCATTGATGAAATCAAACAGAAAAAGAAACCCGCCTATCTAAAACGGCTTCCGAAAACACCGACAGCATTTGCTCAACTGAATTTAGCACGGACTTTGGAGAGGGAAAAAGGTTCACCACCTGCTGACAAACGACTTGTCGATGCGAAAGAGATACCACTGTTGCTCGCGTGGCTTTCAGTCGAAGATGATACGGCTTTGCTGGAAGTAACGCTGTCGGAGAAAGAATCCCCCGTTGAGATGCTCGCGAAACTGGTGCCATTTTTGCTTTGGAATATGGAGGTCCAGTGGGAATCGTCTGAATAG
- a CDS encoding type II secretion system protein GspF: MPVFRYEALTHGGGTVKNTIEADSKAELVSRLRQMGYWPTDIVEETEEAVQTDVRRWFKIGGRGVKAADVEFFTYQLATLVNAHVPLPRALEVTLGQIQNPALHRIVSQVKYDVEHGATFHDALTQHPKVFSDLYVNMVRAGESGGVLGLVLERLAEFAERQRLLKNDVVSALFYPVILLTLSVSAVAVLMILVIPKFTAMFNDLGVELPLPTRILIGATDAFQTYWWLGLLVVLIGGAGLKQYLQRETGQVWFDRLKLKLPLIGPIFSTFAIVRFTRTMATLLENGVRMLPALQVVKDTIGNKVYSNVVAAAETEVEQGSSLSRELGRSKDFPEFVTHMVAVGEESGEPVHMLSKLSEYYDLEIKKSLERLTSSIGPLVILLMGLVIGFIAVAMILPIFEANQLLSN, translated from the coding sequence GTGCCAGTATTTCGATATGAAGCACTCACTCATGGTGGTGGTACCGTTAAGAATACAATAGAAGCCGACTCCAAAGCCGAATTGGTCTCTCGTTTACGGCAGATGGGTTATTGGCCCACGGACATTGTTGAAGAGACAGAGGAGGCTGTGCAGACGGATGTGCGTCGCTGGTTTAAAATCGGTGGACGTGGCGTCAAGGCGGCGGATGTTGAGTTCTTTACGTACCAATTGGCGACATTGGTGAACGCGCATGTTCCGCTACCACGCGCATTGGAAGTTACACTCGGCCAAATCCAAAATCCTGCATTACATCGTATCGTCTCACAAGTGAAGTACGATGTGGAACACGGTGCGACTTTTCACGATGCCCTCACCCAGCATCCGAAGGTGTTTTCAGATCTGTATGTCAACATGGTAAGAGCCGGCGAGAGTGGGGGCGTCCTCGGTTTAGTGCTGGAGCGTCTTGCAGAATTCGCCGAACGCCAACGGCTTCTTAAAAATGATGTCGTCTCGGCACTCTTCTATCCTGTCATCTTGCTAACGTTGAGCGTCTCCGCTGTAGCCGTACTCATGATTCTTGTCATACCCAAATTCACTGCGATGTTCAACGACCTCGGGGTCGAGTTGCCATTACCTACGCGGATTCTCATTGGAGCAACCGATGCCTTCCAAACCTATTGGTGGCTTGGACTTCTCGTAGTCCTCATAGGTGGAGCAGGTTTAAAACAATATCTCCAGCGTGAAACCGGTCAGGTCTGGTTCGATCGCCTAAAATTGAAATTACCCCTCATCGGACCCATATTTAGCACCTTTGCCATTGTCCGCTTCACCCGAACGATGGCAACGCTCTTGGAAAATGGTGTACGGATGCTGCCTGCCCTCCAAGTCGTCAAAGACACTATTGGGAATAAGGTATACAGCAATGTGGTCGCCGCCGCAGAAACCGAAGTTGAACAGGGCTCCTCGCTCTCACGTGAGCTGGGTAGAAGCAAAGATTTCCCCGAATTCGTTACCCACATGGTAGCCGTTGGTGAGGAATCCGGCGAACCTGTTCACATGCTTAGCAAACTCTCTGAATACTACGATTTAGAAATAAAAAAGAGTCTTGAACGTCTAACGAGTTCCATCGGTCCGCTCGTCATTTTGTTGATGGGACTTGTCATCGGGTTTATCGCCGTCGCAATGATTCTCCCGATCTTTGAGGCAAACCAATTATTAAGCAATTAA
- a CDS encoding prepilin-type N-terminal cleavage/methylation domain-containing protein: MKIQETHVNNSQHCPADLPHAACIALSRKPTRGLHRSQAENLFADSRQPTVDNQYTERGFTLIEMLMAVSILVIIGGSAYFAFKTAVDAYHQTEAKILAAQRCRVAMDKLVTDLSNMRISPQEPELALYTQDGPSQLGDRDLLSFVTLVKTDPDPFLEQLTSFQSQRASQTPLPLLSDVQRVAYFVGDEPLPNESPLSASNFQGSLTRDTVQEQIGGLALFRVTTTALDPEIVISALLQTGEIPTTNENGEPIYVNIATLVAGLVSFDLQYFDAEAEAWRTSWDDTESVPSAVQILITVQGDARVPSNIDAGQSTEQIQPMMQSTGMTQATMVYLPASATAAGGP; the protein is encoded by the coding sequence ATGAAAATCCAAGAAACCCACGTTAATAACAGTCAGCATTGTCCCGCAGATCTCCCACACGCGGCTTGCATCGCATTGTCCCGCAAGCCCACACGCGGCTTGCATCGCAGTCAGGCAGAGAATCTTTTTGCTGATAGCCGACAACCGACAGTCGACAACCAATACACCGAACGTGGATTTACACTCATTGAGATGCTTATGGCAGTAAGTATCCTCGTCATCATCGGCGGTTCAGCGTATTTCGCCTTCAAAACAGCCGTGGATGCATACCATCAGACGGAGGCAAAAATATTAGCTGCGCAGAGATGTCGGGTTGCGATGGATAAACTTGTGACGGATCTCAGCAACATGAGAATCTCACCGCAGGAGCCCGAACTCGCTCTCTACACGCAAGATGGTCCAAGCCAATTGGGTGATAGGGACCTGCTCAGTTTTGTTACGCTCGTTAAAACGGATCCAGATCCGTTCTTAGAACAACTCACAAGTTTCCAATCACAGCGTGCCTCGCAAACGCCTTTACCACTTTTAAGTGACGTGCAGCGTGTGGCTTACTTTGTTGGAGACGAACCGTTACCCAATGAATCCCCTTTGAGTGCGTCGAACTTCCAAGGGTCCCTCACCAGAGACACTGTTCAGGAGCAAATCGGTGGACTCGCACTCTTTCGGGTTACAACGACAGCACTCGATCCTGAAATTGTTATCAGTGCCCTCTTACAGACGGGTGAGATTCCCACGACCAATGAAAATGGGGAGCCAATTTATGTCAATATCGCAACCCTTGTTGCTGGACTCGTCAGTTTTGATCTCCAGTATTTCGATGCGGAGGCAGAGGCATGGCGCACCTCATGGGATGATACTGAAAGCGTCCCGAGTGCTGTACAAATCTTGATAACCGTCCAAGGTGACGCACGCGTGCCTTCGAATATTGATGCGGGACAAAGCACAGAGCAGATCCAGCCCATGATGCAGTCAACGGGGATGACGCAAGCGACAATGGTGTACCTTCCTGCAAGTGCGACTGCCGCTGGTGGGCCTTAG
- a CDS encoding prepilin-type N-terminal cleavage/methylation domain-containing protein → MLRTTERWKAGRAEGWKKGRNASDPTVQPSSLPPPAATGTLGFTITELLIVLTLIGILSVISMPALKGFAATRRLKASAYTLRNLLTFARDMAVTDRTTHLVVLDFDNQRYWLASSETFDPSNPLTSALTAQNSTVVAAAQNNINTNPFTTGTSASQAPLARSSGVLGVPYPMEQAVTLATIITNHNGRTVQVDSGVAYIYFSPTAASEDAFVYLQNARNQVMSVTVEAASGRVRVRQLTAQEIEMLGFEF, encoded by the coding sequence ATGCTGCGAACTACAGAAAGATGGAAGGCAGGAAGAGCGGAAGGATGGAAGAAAGGAAGAAATGCCTCCGATCCAACCGTTCAGCCTTCGAGTCTTCCACCTCCAGCCGCTACGGGAACCCTAGGATTCACGATTACGGAACTGCTAATCGTCTTGACCCTCATCGGTATCCTATCAGTAATCTCTATGCCGGCACTGAAAGGGTTCGCCGCAACACGTCGCCTAAAAGCCTCTGCTTACACACTCCGCAACCTCCTAACGTTTGCACGGGATATGGCAGTCACGGATCGAACGACACATCTCGTGGTTTTAGACTTTGACAACCAGCGATACTGGCTTGCCTCCAGCGAAACGTTTGATCCCAGTAATCCACTTACGTCGGCACTGACGGCTCAAAATTCGACTGTTGTCGCTGCTGCCCAGAATAATATAAACACAAACCCATTCACAACAGGAACCTCCGCTTCACAGGCTCCTTTGGCACGATCCAGCGGTGTCTTGGGGGTACCCTACCCCATGGAACAGGCTGTAACATTAGCCACGATAATAACCAACCACAACGGTAGGACTGTTCAGGTCGATTCTGGCGTGGCGTACATCTATTTCTCGCCAACTGCCGCTTCTGAAGATGCTTTCGTATACCTCCAAAACGCACGGAATCAAGTAATGTCTGTTACTGTTGAGGCAGCGAGTGGACGTGTTCGTGTACGACAACTCACAGCCCAAGAGATCGAGATGTTGGGCTTTGAATTTTAA